The Microscilla marina ATCC 23134 nucleotide sequence TCGTTGGTGTACTGCTGATGAGTTTGTTGGAGAAGTATTTATCCATTCAGCTAGTCCGGCACATTTGGAGTATGCCGAAGCTGGAATGCCCACATTATACCAAATAGCCCGCGAGCATAAGCTCCCTACCGAAGAAGCTATTTATCAGAAAGCCAACCTTGCTTATGTTGTACCTGAAATGCGTGAAGGTGATTTTGAGCTGGCGCTTGCCAAAGCAGGTAAGCTTCCTCAATTGCTGGAAGTGGGCGATTTGAAAGGTATTCTACACGCCCACTCTACCTATAGCGATGGCAAAAACACTTTAGAAGAAATGGCGCTTGCGGTAAAAAATGCCGGGTATGAATATTTGGGCATTACTGATCATTCTCAGTCGGCTTTTTATGCCAATGGCTTGCCAGTGGGCAGAGTACTTGACCAGATTAAAGAAATAGATGCATTGAATGAAAAGTTGGCGCCTTTCAAAATATTTAAAGGAATGGAGTCGGACATTATAGCCGATGGTGGGCTTGATTATGATAATGATATTCTTGCCAAGTTTGATTTTATCATTGCTTCTGTTCATTCGGGATTGAAAATGGCAGAAGAAAAAGCCACCGCAAGATTGATTAAGGCTATAGAAAACCCTTATACTACTATGTTGGGGCACCCTACCGGGCGTTTGTTATTAAGGCGCGAGGGTTACCCTGTAAACCACAAAAAAGTAATAGATGCTTGTGCAGCAAACAATGTGAGCATCGAAATAAACGCCAGCCCTTGGCGATTAGATATAGACTGGCAGTGGGTACACTATGCTATAGAGAAAGGTGTAAAATTAAGCATCAACCCTGATTCGCACGAGGTTGGCACCATTGATCATGTGTATTATGGGGTGTGTGTAGGGCGAAAAGGTGGGTTAACAAAAGAAATGACGTTAAATACTCTCGGAGTTGACACTTTAGGTAGATATTTTGCGGATCGAAAAAAGCAAAAGGGGATTTAATGTTTTGTTTTGTACCAGGGCTATAGATTAGCTGCTGGTACAGGGCTAAATTCAAGGCTGTGAGGTGGTGTTTTGAGGTGAGAGGCATAGTCGTTCCCTATTGTACAATATTTGCACACACACCATCTAAACAGAACTA carries:
- a CDS encoding DNA polymerase/3'-5' exonuclease PolX, with protein sequence MTNQQIFNLLKLHASLLELHGENNFKVRSYHTAVFNMEALTEPLSGMSLKELQELDGIGKAIATKIDDINQTGTFKQLEEYRAKTPEGLIDMMEIDGLGIKKIKVIWEGLGIEDIEALLLACETDQLAQVKGFGQKTQENIKNALLFRKANAQRLHYAQAETLAQQLKDYLQEKSLSGKFEVVGQIRRKLNLVDQVQVIATTPQEELFTVLTNCEFLEQSLKNTGLYAWRGKFANSPLRVEARWCTADEFVGEVFIHSASPAHLEYAEAGMPTLYQIAREHKLPTEEAIYQKANLAYVVPEMREGDFELALAKAGKLPQLLEVGDLKGILHAHSTYSDGKNTLEEMALAVKNAGYEYLGITDHSQSAFYANGLPVGRVLDQIKEIDALNEKLAPFKIFKGMESDIIADGGLDYDNDILAKFDFIIASVHSGLKMAEEKATARLIKAIENPYTTMLGHPTGRLLLRREGYPVNHKKVIDACAANNVSIEINASPWRLDIDWQWVHYAIEKGVKLSINPDSHEVGTIDHVYYGVCVGRKGGLTKEMTLNTLGVDTLGRYFADRKKQKGI